The genomic DNA GCTTCGCCCTCGCTGACCCATGCCCTATTCGCTCCAGTTGGCACTGGCCACGCTTGCCCTGACGGTGGTCGCCACCGCGCTGGTGCGCGTGCTCGCGCATCGGGCCGGCGCGCTCGATCATCCCGGGCCGCGGCGGATCCACGACCAGCCGGTACCGACCCTCGGGGGGCTGGCCATGGCGGCCTCGACGCTGGCGGTGGCGTGGCTCGCGCGCACGCTGCCCGGACCCGCGCGAGAGCTGGACGTGCGGCCGCTGCTCGGGCTGTCGCTGGCGTCGGTGCCGTTGCTGGGGCTCGGCATCGTGGACGATACGCGCGGGGTTTCCCCGCCCGTGAAGCTGCTGTTCCAGATCGCGGCCGGCGTGGTGCTGGTGGCGTTCGGCTACGGCGTGCCGCTGCTCACCAATCCATTCGGCGAGCCGATCGCCGCGGGCATCTGGAGCGGGCCGCTCGCGATCCTCTGGGTGGTGATCGTGATCAACGCCATCAATCTCATCGATGGGCTGGATGGACTGGCCGCCGGCGTGGTCGCCATCGCCGCCGCGACGTTGTGGTGGGTGGGCCGTGGACACGGCGACTTTTACGTGATGTTCATGGCCTCGCTGCTCATCGGCACCACGCTCGGCTTCCTGTTCTTCAACTTCCCGCCCGCCCGGATCTTCATGGGCGACACCGGCAGCCATTTCCTGGGGCTGGTTCTGGCGGCGGCGTCGCTGCTCGAGAACCGCAAGGCGACCACCACCGTGGCGCTGCTCTTCCCGCTGACCGCGCTGGCGGTGCCGCTCGCCGACGGCGTGTTCGCGTTCGCCCGGCGCCTCAAGGCCGGCCGCCACGTGTTCAGCGCCGATCGCGAACACGTGCACCATCGGGTTCTGCGACTCGGCATCGGGCCGCGAGCCTCGCTGTTCGTGCTCTGGGGATTCTGCGGCGCCTGCGGGCTGCTGGGCATGATGCTCGAGGCCCTGCCGCGCGCCACGGGCGTGCTGCTGGTCGCGGCGATGGCCGTGGCGCTGTTCGGCGTGTATCGGCTGCTCGGCCGGCGAGGGGATTCCAGCAACTAGCGCCTTGCCGAGGGGCGGTGGGACCCGGGGGCCCTCCTCACCGCACCGCACGTCCCGGTCCCTGGACCGCACCGCCGGCTCGTCGGGCCCCCACGACACGACGAGGGCAGCACGATGACGCTGCCTCGACGACGCCACGCGCCGCCCATGCCGGCGGTCGCGGGAGCGAACTGCACGCCGCGTGCCCGCCGCGAGCCAGGCGCCGCCCATTGGCGCGCCGGGGTTTGGCGCGAGGCCGGAGGAGAGACGCCCGCCGATCGCGTCGATCGATGGTCGCGGGCGGCGTCGGGGTGACGCGAAGCGGCCTAGTAGGTCACCGCGTAGGTGAGCTTCATGCTCCAGTGAACGCTACGAGGCCCCTCCTCGCCGAACACCGGGTTCTGCGGCTCATCGCTCGAGACGCCCGCCAGGCGTATGTCGAGGCCGAGCACCTTGTTCTTGCCGATCGGGTAGTCGGTGCCGATCGTGAGCGAGAGCATCGGCTGCCAGCTCGATTGATCGTCGCCGGTGCGATAGGTGTATCGGTACGCCGCGCCCACGCCGCCGCCCACGTACGGGTAGAGTCCCGCGCTCCAGTGGTAGTGCCAGAGCATCTCGAGCACCACCGGGATCTCGATCTTGGAGGCCGCGCCGAAGGTGCCCAGCAGATCGTGCTGCAGGTTGATGCCCAGCGACATTCGATCGCTCATCATCCGCTGGAAGCCGAAGCCGTAGCCGCCCCCGCCATCGGGCTCGTCCACGCCCTGAGCCTTGGCGTAGCCCGCGCGGAACTGGATCCAGCGGGCCCCGGTTTTCCACCCCGAGCCATCGTTGTCGTTGATGGCCGGGGCGGGCTTGCCGGGA from Candidatus Sulfotelmatobacter sp. includes the following:
- a CDS encoding MraY family glycosyltransferase, whose product is MPYSLQLALATLALTVVATALVRVLAHRAGALDHPGPRRIHDQPVPTLGGLAMAASTLAVAWLARTLPGPARELDVRPLLGLSLASVPLLGLGIVDDTRGVSPPVKLLFQIAAGVVLVAFGYGVPLLTNPFGEPIAAGIWSGPLAILWVVIVINAINLIDGLDGLAAGVVAIAAATLWWVGRGHGDFYVMFMASLLIGTTLGFLFFNFPPARIFMGDTGSHFLGLVLAAASLLENRKATTTVALLFPLTALAVPLADGVFAFARRLKAGRHVFSADREHVHHRVLRLGIGPRASLFVLWGFCGACGLLGMMLEALPRATGVLLVAAMAVALFGVYRLLGRRGDSSN